The genomic interval AAAGAGACACCCCCCGAGGCCTCACCGCCACGTTCTGCACAGGACTTGGCCGCATTGTTTGCCAAGCATTCCAACTATCGGCTGGAGAAACAGCTCGGCAGCGGTGGCATGGGCGCCGTCTATCTTGCCACTCATAAAAAGATGGGGCGATCGGTCGCCATCAAAGTCATCCGTGGGGATCTGGTCGCCGACAAACAAGCCATCGCTCGATTTCATCAGGAAGTCCAATCCGCTGCACGGCTTTCTCATCGCAATGTTGTCACCGCGTACGATGCCGACCAAGTGGATGACATCCACTTTTTGGCAATGGAGTACATCGAAGGCGAATCGCTGGCCCAAACGATCGATCGAAAAGGTGCGTTGGGCGTAACACACAGTTGCAATTACATCTTGCAAGCCGCACTTGGGATTCAGCACGCGTTTGAACAAGGCATGGTGCATCGTGACATCAAGCCAGCCAACCTGATGAAATCGACCAAGGGCGTGATCAAGGTCATGGACTTCGGCTTGGCTCGTGTCAACGATGGAAAGCATCAGTCCGAATTGACAGCCTCCGGTGTCGTGATGGGCACCGCCAGCTTCATTGCCCCCGAGCAAGCACGTGACTCACGTTTGGCAGACGTCCGCAGCGATCTGTACAGCCTAGGCTGCACCCTCTATTACCTACTCGCCGCACAACCACCCTTTGTCCGTGACGGCTATGTGGAAACCGTCATCGCACATTGCACCGATCCCTTCCCAAGCATTCAACAGCAACGCCATGACGTTCCCGACGAAGTCGCCAGGATCATCAGCAAGTTGACGGCCAAAGATCCAGATGCTCGCTATCAAACTCCCTCGGAATTAATGGCTGATCTGGCTCCTTTTGCCAAACCGACCAAATCAAACACTACGGAGACAATCGCAGACGCTCAGCCTGTGTCGACTCCCATTTCGATCGTGACGCACGACACCGCGACTCCTCAATCGACGTCCAGACCTAATCGCCGCGCGGCGATGTTTGGCATTGCGGGTGTTCTTGCAGCGTCGCTCTTGGCAGCAGGCTACTTTGTCGTCGGCGGGGCAGGGCAGGGGAGCCATGATTCGCAAGGTGAGCGTCGCGCTGGAGAAAACCGTATCCACCCTGGGTCTGACGTCGCCCCCAACTCGACGAAGGTCCTGTTGGTGATCAGCGCTGATCGATTCTGGTACAGCGATTTGGGACCGATTCGCGCACACCTGCAACAATCTGGGGTCCCGTTCACCATCACTGCCGATCGAGTTGGGATCGCCAACTTCAACCCCGATGATCGTGCCCCCGATCGCACGACCGTCAACGTGCAACGCGACATCATCGACATCGTGGAAAACGACCTCGATGACTACACGGCCGTGGTGTTCATGGGAGACGGATACGATTCCTTTATCGCAACGGATGCGGTGGGCGCAGCGGTCAACAGACTGCTCCAATCCTTTCGCGCTCGAAAATGGATCGCTGCTATCGGAAAGGGAATGAACATCCCGATCTACCACGGCGCCTTTGACGGAGCCACTATCGCAGACTCACGCTGGATCGAGGTGAGCAACGCATCGCAACACCGAACCACAAGTGAACCCGTTGTGGTGGACAACAACGCCAAAGTCATTACGGGCAGCAGTTGGAACGATGTCGATGCTTTTTCCGATGCATTGATCACCAACTTGCGATGAAGGTGCTCAGGTGACGGACCGCGGCGAGCTAGAGAAAGCGCCCACCAGAGACTTATCGCCCAGAGTCGTTGCAACCTTCGGCTAGCGGACGCTCAGAATTCGACGATTTGCGAGTCGGCCAGATTTCAGCGGGGTCGATTTCGATCTGACAGTTGTCGCCGAGTGTGAAGCGCGTGATGCCGCCGAGCGGGGTGGATTCACCGCCAGGACTTGTCATGTCGAACGCAGCCACGGTCTGGGCAATGAGGTCAGCGACCCAATAGTGCGTCACCCCTTGCTCGTGATAAAGATCCTTCTTGTAGCCGAGATCGTTCGCCCGAGTGCTCGGAGAAAGTACTTCCACAATTTTTGCGGGCGGAGCGAGCTGATGGCCTTCGGGTGGATCACCGCAAATGACCATGACATCGGGACGGACCACCGTGTCTTGGCGGACGATCCAATCGCGTTCGGCAACTGCAACGCCGTCACAGCCAACAGCGACAAGGGCATTGTTGAGTTGCGTCACCATCTTTGCAACGACCACTTGGTGCAGCCCGAATGGACTCGGAGACTTGGCGATAGGAACTCCGTCCCAGAGTTCGAGGAACCGAGCTCATGAAACGTCAAGCGATTGAGAGACGGATGGCGGGATGCCCCCACCGTACCAAACCTTCCGTCGTACGCCAATCATTTGCACTCGCCATGCGGTGGCTCAAACGTGTTTTCAATCCGGAGGATCGAACGACAAACTCGCTGAATTCGGCATGGTACAGTGTCCCCATCAATTCACCTTGACGAGGGGCATCGGATGGTCCGATTGCTGATGGATCCTCCCAATCTGGGTGTTTCGTTTGGTCCGAGCATGAATAGGGAGTAACAACCGGCGTTCGCTACCGCTTCGTTGGGCATGGTTTTCCGTCAACTCACCTCAAAACGCCAATTGTAGCCATGTCTCACGTCCTCAAATCGTTCACGTTTGCCAACATCGCTCTGCTGGTTGCCGCTCACTTTGCCAGTGCGGGTGTCAGCATCGACCGTGATGACCGCGTACTGATCGTGTCGGTAGATGATCCGGCAAACGAAGTTCAAATCGTAGATTTCTTTGGCGACATTCGTGTCGACATCACGAGATACGACACTGCGACGATCGATTTCGGCCAAGTTTCTGGTCGCCGAGATCGCACTTTCTCGTATGGCGACATCGATCGAGTAGAAGTCTTCGCCGAATCGTTTGAGACTCGCGTGCTGTATTTGTGCGACAAACCAGTCTCCGTGGTGCTTGGTGATGGCCGGAATAACCTGGAAGTATTTGGAGCCAGTGATGTCCAGGTGCTGGGAGGCGACGGCCCCGACTTCATCACGATTTATGACTGTGAGAATGTGGACATTGACTGCGGTGACTCCGTGGCATTAGGTAACAACTCGGAATTCAGTACCGACTTGGTTTACGTTTTAGGCGCACGTCAAGCAGTCGTTGATGGAGGAGCCGGTGATGACACCATCCGCTGCGGTTTCTTAGATAATTATAGAGAAGCAAGCTATCTGCTTGATGGCGTAGAATTCGCACTTTCATTGGACGCCGAACTCCCTGGTCGCTACATCGTCCGCGGCGGAGAGGGTGACGACGATATCATTGGTGCCGAAGATCGGGCGAACGTCGGCAGCCAAATGTTTTTCTATGGCGACGATGGGGATGATCACTTGACCGGTGCCCAGCAGTGTTACAACCGTCTCGATGGTGGTGCCGACGATGACGTACTCGTCGGTGGAAAAATGCGAGATGCGCTCTATGGCCGTGACGGTGCCGACCAGTTGATCGGATGCCAGGAAAACAGATATGAACCGTTCAGTGGTGGAGATGGAAATCCCGTGAACGACGGATTCGACGACGAAATGCATGGTGGATCGGGACCAGACCGTTTCTATGGCGAGATTGCCGAAACACGCACCCAACTCGTAACAGAAAAACGGATTCGATTCCAATTGGATCGACGCACCGGAAAGTTGGTCGCAAAGTCATACAACGCTTCGGTGCTCAAGCGTGTCGAGGTGGTCATCGAAACAGAAAAGATCAGTGACCTGAAGCCAACCGAGGGCGATGAAAACATCCGGACGGTCCTTAACTGAGACGATACCGTTCATCGCTCGCCACGCATCGTTGCTCGCGTACAATCACGTCGTGGCGAGCTCAAATCCTTGAGTCGTGAGACAACGTCTCACTGGGTGGCGTCAGCCCGGCAACTGAGGCAGGACGGCTTTACCGCTGTCGTCGATCGGGTAGACCGCCTGATGAGATTTGAGCGACTCGATCAAGGATTCCATCATCCGATTCAGCTCGTCAGGATGGTCGGCCGCGACATTGGCAGACTCAAAGGGATCCTGGTCGAGGTTGAACAACTGGTAGTGTCCTTGGAACAGGTCGATGTGGTCGTCCTTGTTTCCTTTTTCGGGCAGATAGTGATAGACCACTTTCCAAGCCCCGTCTCGGTACACCGTGAAATAGTTGCTGCGGTGTGGAGCATGGGGATAGTGCATCAGAAACTGTTGCGAACGATCCGGTTGGCTGGCTCCAGTCAACAGGGTTTGCAGCGGCGCACCGTCTTGCACGTGCGACGCGGGTGCCTCGGCGCCCACGAGTGACAAGACCGTTGGAAACAGATCCGACACGGATGCGACTTGGTTTTGAATCTGGCCTGCGGGAATTGCCAGACTTTTTTGCAACGGACTCTCTGAATTCGGCTTCGCCCAAGCGGCGATGAATGGGACCCGCATGCCGCCTTCGTAGTGTGCCCCTTTCTTTCCACGCAGCGGCTCGGCGCAAGCGACTTCATGCTGATGCCCCAAAGGCGCGTCCGATCCGTTGTCGCCCAGGAACAGAACCAGCGTGTTTTCGGCAACCCCCAATTCGTTCAAGTGGTCGAGCATGTCGCCCAGGGACTTGTCCATGCCTTCGATCAACGTCGCAAAGGCTTGGGCATTCTTGGGCTTGCCAGAATCCGCATAGTGATCAGCAAATCGCGGATCGGATTCAAACGGTGCGTGTACGGCATAGTGAGCAAAGTAGAGATAGAACGGTTGACCTTTGCCCACAGTCTCTGTCACACGCTTCTTTGCTTCGATCGTCAGCGCTTCGGTCAAGAACGTTTCTGTGCCGTGGTAGGCATCCAAGTGCGGCACGGCATGATGGCTGCGTTTGGTTCCGTGGCCGAAATTCATTTTGCCGTAGTAGCTGCCCGGTGCTCCGAAGGCAGCGCCGGCAACGTTCACATCGAAACCAAGATTCAGCGGCTCGGCACCGGAATGCTCCTCTGGACCAAAGTGTCCTTTACCGACATGAATCGTTCGGTACCCATTCTGACTCAGAATACCGGGCAGCGTCACATCGCCTTCTGTGAGACCGGCCCAATTCCAGTCGTGCGCGCCGTTCTTGCCGGCGTTGTCTGTTCTGGGATTGATCCAGTTGGTCGTACGATGTC from Stieleria varia carries:
- a CDS encoding protein kinase domain-containing protein — protein: MANDQRHPDAKTLKAFAIGKLDEREMLVVGRHVSQCEQCAQALDTPVHERLVDQLRNISYESSVDKKETPPEASPPRSAQDLAALFAKHSNYRLEKQLGSGGMGAVYLATHKKMGRSVAIKVIRGDLVADKQAIARFHQEVQSAARLSHRNVVTAYDADQVDDIHFLAMEYIEGESLAQTIDRKGALGVTHSCNYILQAALGIQHAFEQGMVHRDIKPANLMKSTKGVIKVMDFGLARVNDGKHQSELTASGVVMGTASFIAPEQARDSRLADVRSDLYSLGCTLYYLLAAQPPFVRDGYVETVIAHCTDPFPSIQQQRHDVPDEVARIISKLTAKDPDARYQTPSELMADLAPFAKPTKSNTTETIADAQPVSTPISIVTHDTATPQSTSRPNRRAAMFGIAGVLAASLLAAGYFVVGGAGQGSHDSQGERRAGENRIHPGSDVAPNSTKVLLVISADRFWYSDLGPIRAHLQQSGVPFTITADRVGIANFNPDDRAPDRTTVNVQRDIIDIVENDLDDYTAVVFMGDGYDSFIATDAVGAAVNRLLQSFRARKWIAAIGKGMNIPIYHGAFDGATIADSRWIEVSNASQHRTTSEPVVVDNNAKVITGSSWNDVDAFSDALITNLR
- a CDS encoding sulfatase-like hydrolase/transferase; the encoded protein is MKSLVTLCFLVPLFATHACCVVAAEADAAARPNIMVFLVDDMGMMDTSVPFLQDENGQPKRYPLNDYYRTPGMERLASQGIRFNQFYAMSVCSPTRISIMTGQNAARHRTTNWINPRTDNAGKNGAHDWNWAGLTEGDVTLPGILSQNGYRTIHVGKGHFGPEEHSGAEPLNLGFDVNVAGAAFGAPGSYYGKMNFGHGTKRSHHAVPHLDAYHGTETFLTEALTIEAKKRVTETVGKGQPFYLYFAHYAVHAPFESDPRFADHYADSGKPKNAQAFATLIEGMDKSLGDMLDHLNELGVAENTLVLFLGDNGSDAPLGHQHEVACAEPLRGKKGAHYEGGMRVPFIAAWAKPNSESPLQKSLAIPAGQIQNQVASVSDLFPTVLSLVGAEAPASHVQDGAPLQTLLTGASQPDRSQQFLMHYPHAPHRSNYFTVYRDGAWKVVYHYLPEKGNKDDHIDLFQGHYQLFNLDQDPFESANVAADHPDELNRMMESLIESLKSHQAVYPIDDSGKAVLPQLPG
- a CDS encoding calcium-binding protein → MSHVLKSFTFANIALLVAAHFASAGVSIDRDDRVLIVSVDDPANEVQIVDFFGDIRVDITRYDTATIDFGQVSGRRDRTFSYGDIDRVEVFAESFETRVLYLCDKPVSVVLGDGRNNLEVFGASDVQVLGGDGPDFITIYDCENVDIDCGDSVALGNNSEFSTDLVYVLGARQAVVDGGAGDDTIRCGFLDNYREASYLLDGVEFALSLDAELPGRYIVRGGEGDDDIIGAEDRANVGSQMFFYGDDGDDHLTGAQQCYNRLDGGADDDVLVGGKMRDALYGRDGADQLIGCQENRYEPFSGGDGNPVNDGFDDEMHGGSGPDRFYGEIAETRTQLVTEKRIRFQLDRRTGKLVAKSYNASVLKRVEVVIETEKISDLKPTEGDENIRTVLN